One Thunnus thynnus chromosome 18, fThuThy2.1, whole genome shotgun sequence genomic region harbors:
- the LOC137169367 gene encoding claudin-20-like — protein MLSTAIQILAFALALLGVLGATVATLLPNWKVSVNVWSSIMTPISQMQGLWMDCVWYSSGVFSCTMKNSVLSLPAYLQTMRAAMVLSCMVALFGLCLASLGLKCTRWGGSHRAKGHTAIAAGGCFILASFLCLVPASWFTNEVITTFLTTDLPDSSKYQPGGALCVTFISAGFLLAGGVIFCLSCPGRRTTRTEYADPDRLYREGERRRELQAERKHPKNRQNKTVQLQMDEMKQEKPPQEKPEQDQEKKSYSSPSKLPQKDIKDSYSLQEYV, from the coding sequence ATGCTGTCCACCGCCATTCAGATCCTGGCGTTCGCCTTAGCGCTCCTGGGCGTCCTCGGCGCCACGGTGGCCACTCTGCTACCCAACTGGAAGGTGAGCGTCAACGTCTGGTCAAGCATCATGACCCCCATCTCGCAGATGCAGGGTCTGTGGATGGACTGCGTCTGGTACAGCTCCGGCGTCTTCAGCTGCACCATGAAAAACTCTGTGCTGTCGCTGCCGGCGTATCTGCAGACCATGAGGGCCGCCATGGTCCTGTCCTGCATGGTGGCGTTGTTTGGACTCTGCCTCGCCTCCCTAGGGCTCAAATGCACCCGCTGGGGGGGCAGCCACCGAGCGAAGGGGCACACCGCCATCGCTGCGGGGGGCTGCTTCATCCTTGCCAGCTTCCTCTGCCTGGTCCCCGCGTCCTGGTTCACCAATGAAGTCATCACCACCTTCCTGACCACCGACCTGCCAGACAGCAGCAAATATCAGCCTGGTGGAGCTCTGTGCGTCACTTTCATCTCCGCCGGCTTCCTCCTGGCTGGAGGggtcattttttgtttgtcGTGTCCAGGAAGAAGAACGACACGAACGGAGTACGCTGACCCTGACAGACTGTACCGAGAGGGGGAACGGAGGCGAGAGCTGCAAGCGGAGCGCAAACATCCGAAAaacaggcaaaacaaaacagtccaACTGCAGATGGACGAGATGAAGCAGGAGAAACCTCCTCAGGAGAAACCAGAACAGGATCAGGAGAAGAAGAGCTACTCATCTCCCTCCAAACTCCCTCAAAAAGACATCAAGGACAGCTACAGCCTCCAGGAGTACGTTTAA